Proteins co-encoded in one Malus domestica chromosome 09, GDT2T_hap1 genomic window:
- the LOC103429343 gene encoding uncharacterized protein — translation MSKTSFHFLSFSGPPSGSSIFMASSSLGTLNAKITNLNFGRARVGVVKSYGVRSWTGRKPQLYSCLSISRQPEKVLHVRSIPSLETLSATSLEEVPEESGDSGPTNQLLQNFDKIQSLLTAICDTTTVAEVKVKIGGFRLNVVRQLTEKISTPPPPSPVPVSASENAKALDSNGTVPTQSVAITRQESSSRSIQTLLDRAADDGLVLIRSPRVGLFRRSRTIKGKRAPPSCKEKQTVKEGQVICYIEQLGGELPIESDVAGEVIRILREDGDPVGYGDALVAVLPSFPGIKRLQ, via the exons A TGTCTAAAActtctttccattttctttcGTTCTCTGGCCCCCCTTCAGGCTCATCCATCTTCATGGCTTCCA GTAGCCTAGGGACATTGAATGCTAAAATCACAAACTTGAATTTCGGTAGAGCAAGAGTTGGGGTTGTAAAGTCATATGGCGTAAGAAGTTGGACGGGGAGAAAACCACAATTGTACTCATGTTTATCGATATCAAGACAGCCAGAGAAAGTATTACATGTGCGCAGCATTCCATCACTAGAAACCCTGT CTGCTACAAGTTTAGAAGAGGTTCCTGAAGAGAGTGGAGATTCTGGTCCGACAAACCAGCTCCTTCAAAATTTTGACAAG ATACAATCTTTGCTCACAGCAATATGTGATACAACTACAGTTGCAGAGGTCAAAGTAAAA ATCGGTGGATTTCGGTTAAATGTGGTGAGGCAGCTGACTGAAAAAATTAGCACACCACCTCCCCCAAGTCCTGTTCCTGTTAGTGCTAGTGAAAATGCTAAAGCACTTGATTCGAATGGCACTGTTCCTACACAATCTGTAGCTATCACTAGACAAGAATCGTCTTCGAGGAGTATCCAGACTTTGCTAGATAGAGCGGCAGATGATGGCTTGGTGTTAATTCGTTCTCCACGA GTGGGGTTGTTTAGGAGATCTCGAACCATAAAGGGGAAGCGTGCTCCACCATCATGTAAAGAG AAGCAAACCGTGAAGGAGGGACAAGTGATTTGCTACATAGAACAGCTTGGTGGGGAGCTCCCGATTGAG tctGATGTAGCTGGGGAGGTTATCAGGATACTTCGAGAAGATGGCG ATCCCGTCGGATATGGTGATGCTCTTGTTGCAGTTCTCCCCTCATTTCCCGGGATTAAGAGACTTCAATAG